From Pongo pygmaeus isolate AG05252 chromosome 2, NHGRI_mPonPyg2-v2.0_pri, whole genome shotgun sequence, a single genomic window includes:
- the ARGFX gene encoding arginine-fifty homeobox, with translation MMNRMAPENPQPDPFIKRNYSNMKVIPPQDPASPSFTPLSKLECSGAVSAYCSLSLPGSTDSPTSASRVAGNTAIRRRHQERTSFTHQQYEELEALFSQTMFPDRNLQEKLALRLDLPESTVKVWFRNRRFKLKKQKQQQQQQQQRQSAKQRNQILPSKKNVPTSPRTFPSPYAFSPVISDFYSSLPPQPLDPSNWAWNSTFTESSTSDFQMQDTQWERLVASVPALYSDAYDIFQIIELYNLPDENEISSSSFHCLYQYLSPTKYQVGGQGSSLSTFAGPAVGLSPAQTWPSMTSQDFEAYSLTDSLEFQKTSNMVDLGLL, from the exons ATGATGAACAGAATGGCCCCAGAGAATCCCCAGCCAGACCCTTTCATCAAAAGGAATTATTCCAACATGAAGGTGATACCACCACAGGATCCAGCTAGTCCCA gtttcactccgttatccaagctggagtgcagtggcgcggtctcggcttactgcagcctcagcctcccaggttcaactgattctcccacctcagcctcccgagtagctgggaatacag CAATACGGAGAAGGCATCAAGAACGTACTTCTTTCACCCACCAACAGTATGAAGAGCTAGAAGCTCTGTTTAGCCAGACCATGTTCCCAGATAGAAATCTTCAGGAGAAACTAGCTTTGAGACTCGACCTACCGGAGTCAACAGTAAAG GTTTGGTTCAGGAACCGGCGATTCAAATtgaagaagcagaagcagcagcagcagcagcagcagcagcggcaatCAGCAAAGCAACGAAACCAGATCCTTCCATCCAAGAAGAATGTGCCCACTTCCCCCAGAACATTCCCCAGTCCTTATGCTTTTTCTCCTGTAATTTCAGATTTCTACAGctcccttccacctcagcccttAGACCCTTCCAATTGGGCATGGAACTCTACCTTCACTGAGAGTTCCACAAGTGACTTCCAAATGCAAGATACTCAGTGGGAGAGGCTGGTGGCCTCGGTTCCTGCTTTGTACTCTGATGCCTATGACATATTCCAAATCATAGAACTGTACAATCTTCCTGATGAGAATGAGATATCCAGCTCTTCTTTCCACTGTCTGTATCAGTATCTCTCACCCACAAAGTACCAGGTAGGAGGACAGGGTTCCTCTCTCAGCACCTTTGCTGGTCCAGCTGTAGGCCTATCTCCCGCACAAACCTGGCCCAGTATGACAAGCCAAGACTTTGAAGCCTACAGTCTAACAGATAGCCTGGAATTCCAGAAAACCTCCAATATGGTAGACTTGGGACTTCTCTGA